Genomic DNA from Acanthopagrus latus isolate v.2019 chromosome 2, fAcaLat1.1, whole genome shotgun sequence:
CATAAATACATAGTTAAGCAGTAATCCTTGATGTCTGTGGACACATGAGGTGgactgagaggagggaggtgccCTAACAGGCTTTTTGGCTGTAGCTGAGTATATCAATTGTGTATTCTATCATCATGATGACACAAATTAATATAATGCATGTCAGTGCATAATGAAGGTGACGTAAGGTTGGTAAAATTAGGCTCCTTATGCCCTCTAAAATGTCCCCCAGGCAGTacagtcagtgcagtgatttatttagttttctgtcttgttttgcttgTGCACAAGTACAGTACAACAAACactcatcattatcatcacatgGAGTCTATACAGCTACTGTGTTAGCAAATACAAGTGCtagctttgttttttcagctttttcatgCAGCAATATTGAAATTAATTTCAAGTAATTTTTGTATCCACTATTTGGTCCACTAGTCCAGTATTTGTTGCAATGgtatttaaatgtctttgtcacCATATTATTAATGTATTAGAATCATTTTGGTGCCCCCTTTCCCATCATGTTCTTTTTCGTattcttctctggtttcagtaaaattatgtaacattttggaataaaaatacaaatgagcagtccaaaacttgaagccagaatagcaaatatctccacagcaaCACTGAACTTCCCAGGCGAGCTGACATACGCTGGGATAAATGTGATCCatactgcacagaatatcagcatgctaaagGTGATAAATTTGGCTTCGTTGAAATTATCTGGTAGTTTCCGAGCCAAAAAAGcaagaataaaacataacatggcCAGAAGTCCAATGTATCCAAGTACAGCCCAAAAGCCTACAGCTGAGCCCAGAGCACACTCTAAGATGATTTTGTCCTTGAATTCCTTAAAATTCttaaagggaaaaggaggagaaattgATAACCAGAGGATACATATGATAACTTGTATAAGAGTGAAACCCAGAACACtgagtttctgctgtgcaggcccaaaccatttcatcacatcactacCTGGGAGTGTGGCCCTGAAGGCCATTAACACCACTATTGTTTTCCccagaacacaagagatacagaggacaaaggtgatgccgaatgctgtgtgtcgcagcatgcaggaccactcAGAGGGCCGACCgatgaaggtcagagaacacaggaaacacagactcaaggagaagagcagcaggaagctcagctcagagttgttggccctgacaataggagtctgtctgtatctgaagaaaatgaacgcCACAACAGCAGTCATGCATGTTccaaagagagaagctgcagtgagcagtgcTCCCATAATCTCTTCGtatgagagaaactctgcttCCTTCTTTACACAGGCATTTCTTCTCTCATTGGACCAGAACTCGGGGTCACATCTCAGACAGGTGATagaatctgaaaaatgaaatcaaagcaGGTTTTGGACTTGTTCATGacatttctcttgttttgtgtctatGTTGCATATGTTCTCTGTCTACAAGCCAGACACTTATTGATTATCACTTAATAGATAGATAACACTCTGAGGATTAAATGTAATCATGTTTTGGGGTTTGTTTTACATAAAAGAGACATTACACATGATTCACTTGTGTTTATATTATAGATTTTTTGgtatttcaaatacaaaagtACAAGCTCTCCATTACATTGGATTCAGGGCAATGAACACAAATGGCACTTTCTGGAGCCAGTGTTTGATTTATCAATTCTGGGATGCTGCAGAATACATGTCAGTACAACATGGCTGACTCTGTGGATATAATAGCTTACTCTAaggcaacaaaatcacagtatTTCTTAATTTCAGATGAATATACACGCATGAAAATAGTATAATGAATAGTGGACCATTAAAGTATTTTTTCAGAAGTTAATTGTTTCCTGTCCAGCAACATACAATTTACAAAATAGTGACAATGTATGAAATtgtactgaaaaacacacagacttgGAGTGTATGGGCTGACAATAGCAGCCTTTTGCCAGTTGTTTATTCATATGTGTATCAACAGTGAAATTGaagaaatttaaataaaactgagtaATAAATTTGTTTTACGCTGAGGATTATATCTTGATTTAAGTTTTGGAGGATTTGTTGAGGATCTTGTTTAGGATTTTTGATgtaatgtttttggtttttggctTGCTTAAAATAACTTGCTATCATGACAACTTTAACAACATACTGCACCTGTTGCATTGCTGatctctccctctgcacatcTTAAACAGTCATAGCAGCAGACAGGCTTTCCTTTCTGCAGAACCTTACGAGTTCCTGGGGGACATCTCTCACTGCAAACTGACAAAGGCACCTGCATGTGCAAAATAACAATGAGAAAAATGTATGATAATGACAAGAAGTTgccaaacatcaaacattttaattttttagcTCACCTGCTGTGAGTTCTGGGCCCAAATTAAAGACTTATTTTGCAgattcagctgtttgtctgcaggtaAAGATGCATCATGAAGTCCAACTGTGACAAAGTCCACAATGCCATTTTCAGTTGGCTGCCAGTTTATGATTTCATACTTTGCTACTGGGTCTCCATTCTCATTGAAGTAAacctcatctccttcctttgttttgaacCGAATCTTTCTAATGTTCTGCAAAATCTAAGAAGATATCATTGTCAATCATTATCTGATAAACATTTTGACAGTTTAAGTATAAACAGTATGATATAAAgattgacacattttttcatgtaatgaatgaaaagaagaaaagaaaatgtggtgTTCAACTCACCATAAATGGATCCAATTGCACcttgttacatttttgtttacagCTGAGAATATTATGAAGTGCATGGGCCACAGCATACACTCCTTTGTAAACATTGTTAAAGATAGGCATGAGAGACATATCAGTGAAGCTGTTATGTACTCCAGTCACATCTTCATCTCCAGTACATTCTGTCAAATTCCCTGCTGATGACTTTGACTGCTTGAACTTACAGCTAAATAATGTCTCCCAGAACTCTGCAAACAATTCATTACTAGATGAATTGAGAGGTTTCACATCCAACATGAACTCTCTCATGCCACTGACATGTGCTTTTGGTATGAACAAGCCTATGGCACCATCCAGAATGTGATGCCTGTCCATGGCTGCAGTGTGGGAATCAAAGATCCAGCTCTCACTTCCTACCCACTGGTACCCAGTCAAGTTGTGGTGAGACAGTTTATGTATTAGCACATCCATATCCATGTGGGAAAGGAAAGCAACAATCACTTTGGAAGTGGAAGCCTTGATAATGTCAACTATCTTTTGTAATTTGTCTGGAGGATCTGTTctaaagacagctacagagtaTTCCAGACAGATACCCAGCTGCTGGGCAGTTTCTGTAAATATGGCCATGCCGTTATTACCATAATCATCATTTGTTCGAATAGCTCCAACCCAAGTCCAACCAAAGTACTTGACCAATTGAGCCAGGGCTCTGCTCTGGTAATAGTCACTGGGTATTGTTCTGAGGAATGATGGGTACTTTGTCTTATCACTGAGACAAGCACAAGTAGCAAAGTGGCTGatctaaaagaagaaaaaaagaaattccaaGGATGAAACATATAACATTAACAAAGCACACtagaattattttaacattttctttacaaaaaatatttaattgcaGCTTTTCTCACCCACCAGTGGGATATGAAAGGGTCCAATGACAGTAGATATAGCCATGCAAGGAGAAGAAGATGTCTCTCCCATTATGGCCTGCACTTGGGCCGGTCTGGTACATGGTTCCTCTGAGGGTGCAGACACAAGTTCATTGCCATTAGCTAAGGCCAGTGCAACCCTCACACCTCTGGCAATGGAGCCACATACATCATAAAACTTGTAGCCCAGAGAGATGCCAGGCAGTatgtctgtgctgttgttaaTCTCTTCTAATGCAAAAAGCATAGCCTGGGCAAACTGGAACTctctgaaattcaaactttatGCAGACATTCATAAATAGTTTGAttgcaaaaaatgaaatttaaaacagTTGATGGTGTTATGACATACAACAACAGGGCATATTTCTTACAAGAACTCTCAATTAGATGACCATTTTTGTACCGATTATTTATCTACATAGTTTTCTTCAAAACTGGACATCTACATAGTCATACCATGCCATAGAACTCACCTGGTGCACTGCAGTGGCAGTGGTTTATCCATGTAGGTATCCTGTCTGCCTTTCCAGCTGCTGTGGAAAGAAAAGATTCCCCCCAACAAAATGTCCCCATCCTTGAATATTTGGGGATTCTCGGGATCCCCTGTTAGCCTGCACACTGGCTTCTcagcctgagagacagacaccaccaacaacaactgtAAGAGCGCCCAACCCTGTTCTGGCCACCTCTGTGTGGACATCATACTGTCTAAGAGAACTAAACCACTGGGTGGCATCACATGTACCTTCATGTTAATCAGAAGCTTGCACTGATATTTATACAATTTAGagtagaaaaaaagagaaaaaacaaagtggaatgAAAGGAAGCCCCAAAAGACTGGTGTTGGGCCTTCATCTAGTTTTGAAAAACTTTTGATTTTTATCACATAGCAACAtccatttgtttccttttttgttttcctttttctactttttttttgtaatttggaGGCAACATTTCCTCGAATTTATGAATGCAATTTCAACATTCAGAAATATTGCAGAATGGGGGCTCACTGAAATGCCCCACAgtgcactttttgttttttttttgttttttttgtattgcatCAAGGTGTATATACAacattattatattgttatcttGTGTTAGCAGTTTACATGCATTCAGAGTCTCCAGCAACtctgtagctgctaaatgctctacTTTGGTGACCATACTTTGGTTAACTTTGTCCAGCATTTGGAGCTGGGAAGGTAGGATACAGGTGtttcttacatttgttttgcagaaagtTAATCAAAACTATGAATTTGCTGACTTTAATACCAAAGCAGAGCAACATAGAATATACTTGAAATATTGTCTGATTACAGACACAACTAAATAATGTCTTTATGCTGATGTCCCAAATAAGTACACATAATCCATTTAAAATTAATAGCCCTAGCCCTTGTTGCATTGGGCAATTCTAGAAAAGTAAAATTGATGACCAGTTAAATCCTTGACTTGTATACAGACTGACTGtcatgcttcacacacacacaacataaaccACTTAATCAACTTCtctataaagaaacatttattgatCTAATAACTACATACACATCCAGCAACTACTGAGCATATACTATTTTGAAGAAATGCAATGATGATCTTAGCACTGAtacagtgataaaaaaaattaatgaataaatgcatgcaTGAAAcaatgattgaatgaatgaatgaatgaggacCATAACCTCCAATTCAAGAAGAGACTCATATATTGGCAATATGGTGGGAAGCACAAGGAAAATACCTAAAACCATTCTGTATTGTTCCCATTTGGTTCTAACCTACCACTTCTTATTCACTCTTATTAATCCATAGCATGACCCTTAATTCAAATGGAAAACAAAGGTTTCTCTTAGTGTTTCAGATGCCCAATTGCTTTGGGTTGGGGTATAGGGATTAGTCAATGATAAGTGCAGATTCTCATGTGAAAGACCTCAGGACAGGGTGcatttacccacaatgcagctcagTCAAAGCTGATATCCATCATCACATACTAGTTACCACTAATTACAgccctaaataaataaatgggggAAGACAGAAGTCTGTTTCACTGGCTTGATAAAAAGTTATGATCTAAAAATTATGAATGCACTAGAATGCCTTTGCAGCCTTTGGAGCCCCCTTTCCCATCATgttcttttttgtattcttctctggtttcagtaaaattatgtaacattttggaacaaaaatacaaatgagcagtccaaaacttgaagccagaatagcaaatatctccacagcaaCACTGAACTTCCCAGGCGAGCTGACATATGCTGGGATAAAAGTGATCCatactgcacagaatatcagcatgctaaaggtgataaatttggcttcattgaaattatcaggCAGTTTCCGAGCCAGAAATGCAAGGATAAAACATAACATGGCCAGAAGTCCTATGTACCCAAGTACAGCCCAAAAGCCTACAGCTGAGCCCAGAGCACATTCTAAGATGATTTTATCCTTGAATTCTTTAAAATTTTTaaatggaaaaggaggagaaattgATAACCAGAGGATACATATGATAACTTGTATAAGAGTGAAACCCAGAACACtgagtttctgctgtgcaggcccaaaccatttcatcacatcactacCTGGGAGTGTGGCCCTGAAGGCCATTAACACCACTATTGTTTTCCccagaacacaagagatacagaggacaaaggtgatgccgaatgctgtgtgtcgcagcatgcaggaccatTCAGAGGGCCGACCgatgaaggtcagagaacacaggaaacacagagtcaaggagaagagcagcaggaagctcagctcagagttgttggccctgacaataggagtctgtctgtatctgaagaaaatgaacgcCACAACAGCAGTCATGCATGTTccaaagagagaagctgcagtgagcagtgcTCCCATAATCTCTTTGtatgagagaaactctgcttCCTTCTTTACACAGGCAGCTCTTCTCTCATTTGACCAGAACTCAGGGTCACATCGCACACAGGTGACAGAATCTGAAAAATAATATAGATGCAGGTATAAAACAGACACTACATGATTACAGGATAATGTTATCATGATTAATTATTTGGatcatataaaacaaacaccGGACTGCTTGATTGGGGTGAAGGATTACACCCAGCCCATCTGGCGAAAACCTGCAGCATTCATCGTGAACCAATATGTGCTTGGAGATCACCGCTTTTTTTGGTAGAGGATATGGTTAACAGAAATGCCAttttagcaaaaaacaaacagcgcCTCGAAGGGTGGATGTTGAAGTGCATCTACTATGTCCATGTTCTATGGAGAGATGAGGTCCAAAAGTCTAGACCTATGAAGTGTATGCCTCTTGGAACCTCTGATAAAGCGACAAAATCAAGTAACAGCCACTCTTgttgattgtgttttctttcacatgaACCGCCTCGATTGCCGCAACCATCTCTTGGTTATCAACAACCTCCCTGTCTGGCCAACCTCTCTCCACCCGAGCATTGGACGTTGACTTTTGTTCTACCTACAATCAGgccccctcctccctgtttcttcttcctcacatTGGTCTTTCTACCTCAGCTGGGTTtgcagaaatgacatttttgaggACTGTAGCTGAGTAGGGATCTACTTGGTAAGCCCCATACCACATAAACATTCAAATAAGCAGCCCTAGAGGGTGGGGCCAGGGTCTCTTACATTATCTCTGGTATGGACTGGTAAGTCTGTCTTTTGGGGGGCCAGCCCACCAATCTGAGCCCTGCTGGGAAAAGTTAAAAGTATGAGAGGAGGGAATGtgtaaagcagagagagaggccatGGATGGTCCATGGAGGGGAAGTGTCAACAATTTGTCACTTTCTGGAAGTAAACAAGTCAACTTCTCTATTTATTAACATCTGAGAATGTGATCTCTGATCTTGTGGGTTTGGACCCATTCTTGACTTGATATATACTGTCACTGTTCAGTGGTCACTGCACTTGAGAGAGACCACTCCACTTTACTCTATTGGCTGAGTTCCTCCACCAGCCCTTCAAACCTCTGCAAAGCCTCTACCTTGGTCAGGTGAGGCACCTGTGCACAAGGCCCATGGTAAGCAGGCAGCTTTGGACAAGTCAGATGTGCAGGAGTGCAAGGAGGAACATGGCTATCATTAAGCTCATTATGTGAAGGAAGCTTTACAATGCAGCTAGAAATGGCAGAGGCAAACTTTAAAAGCCTGTTGCTCCTCAGGAGTCAGTACAGTGGTCACTCCTCTGGAATGCAACACCTTGAACAGGAATGTTCCACCCTGGTAGGGCTGGACCTTGCTCTTGTTGTTTACTTGCATTTCAGGCTTAGTATGTTCGACACAAACCAACCATCATACAGGTAAACAAGAAATATCAGGCCTTGCCATGACATGGATTCAAGGACTACATCTATAAAATTGATGAAGGTTCATGATGGTGAACCAGTGCTCTGCGGTGATGACCTGTCCCACATAACTGTCAATATTTTGATTCTCTGGGTGACCTGTGGTCCAAGTTGGAATGAGGCCTCCATCCTGCTGGAAACCAAAGAAAGATGGAAGACAAACCCAGCCTGCTGATTCCCAGAATTTATGGCTGCTTCTACAAAAAGGTTGGATAGTTATGCCTACACTACAGCATTTAGAGAGTTGTTCACAGTGTTGACATTGGCTGACCATGCTGCTACATAACTGGCTAATAGGGCTTGCTGGCTTGTCGGTAGGGAGGGCCTTGCTTTAATGGCTAGGTAGCTGGTCATTCTGTTGTCCACTTCCACCAGTTGTTAGCCTACAAAAGGCCTCCAGCTGGCCCCCCCTGGGGTTGGTTGACTACTTCTAACCCTGGTGTATCTGTAAAGGCTACATGAAACCTCTTTCCCACAGTGGGGACTTTCCTGTACTCAAAAATGTTGCTTCATGTGGTCCACACTTTAGACTTCAGTAAACAACCACATTACTCTTGCTGGAACTGAGACTGAGACAGCCACACTAGGCACCTTAGGGCACAAAATAATATTAGGGTCCTTCCTGCCACTCCTTCATAACAGAAAAAGTACGtcaagcaacattatgcaacatttttacattgaTATAACAGCATCAATATAATTTTGATGGTTCACTGTCTTGTActagggtgaatggtgtctctgtctcacccaCGGCACCCCCCATCACATGTTTCTACTCGATGTAACTTTAGTCAGAGGGTAGTATCTCAcagttacatacatgtttacttcaagatacaagttttttttaagacataCAATTGTGATGTCTCAATGAGTTTTGATGATAGTTAGCCCgtacattatgtctgacaaattATTACAGACCTGGTATTTGTATTTCCAACAGTGGTGTTAGAAACTGTGGAGGGTGCCAAAATGCACAAAAGGGCAACTTCtgcataatgttgttttaacttcAAAGCCCTTTTTAATTAACTGTATAGGGAACTTTACACTCACTGTGGATTTactaaaaaaaactgagctgaactgaacaaaaactgtgaaagtaaaagtaatttaTATCAGTTTATAATGATACCAAATAAAATACTGCTGATGATACACAATCACGCTCTTCTCCTCCCATACATGTGGCCATGTCATGTCATGGGCTCAAAATATCACAGACACCAATCTTCCCTGGGATATAATATTTCTTTCTATAAACAATGAAATAGGAATTATTTTACACTTAATGAACGTGGGTTAAACCTGGATTTGCATgtgatttcaaacatttaagTATTTGTTTATGATTGTAATGCATTGATTTTTGGTTTGcttaaacaaatgcaaataacCACACCTGTGGTGTTGCTGAATTCTCCCTCTGCACATCTTAAGCAGTCATAGCAGCAGACAGGCCTTCCTTTCTGGAGAACCTTTCGAGTTCCTGGGGGACATTTCTCACTACAAACTGACAAAGGCACCTGCAAGAGCAAAGTgacaataagaaataaaaatatgggcATCATAATTATAAAGTATAATTTTTGTAACAGCTCAAACATTATGACCATTGATAAATAACATCATATTATTGATCATTAATAATAAGTGATCACAAGAAGCTTACCTTTGGTGAGTTCTGTGCCCAAAATAAAGGCTTATTTAGCAGATTCAGCTGTTTATCTGCAGGTAAAGATGCATCATAAAGACCAACTGTGACAAAGTCCACACTGCCATTTTCTGTTGGCTGCCAGTTTATAATTTCATACTTTGCGGCTGGGTCTCCATTCTTATTCAAGTAAACTTCATCTCCTTCCTTTGTTGTGAACCGAATCTTTCTTATGTGCTGTAAAATCTAAGAAGATATGCATCAGTGTTGATCATTTCCAGACAAACATTCTGGATGTTATGTCTCAAGAGATAGAACGATTGCAACAATCTATTTTTCAATTCTTACACTATCCTcttgttaatttaatttaatatgaaGACAAAATCTGTGTTCAACTCACCGTCAATGGATCTAGTTGCACcttgtttctacaggttttATTACAGCTCAGAATATTATGAAGTGCATGGGCCACAGCATACACTCCTTTATAAACATTGTAAAAGATTGGCATGAGTGACATATCAGTGAAGCTGTTATGGACTCCAGTCACATCTTCATGCCCAGTACATTCTGTCTGATTCCCTGATGATAACTTTGACTGCTTGAACTTACAGCTAAACAGTGTCTCCCAAAACTCTGTAAACAATTCATTCCTAGATGAACTGAGTGGCTTCACATCCAAAATAAACTCTCTCATGCCACTGACATGTGCTTTAGGGATGAACAGGCCAATGGCACCATCCAGAATGTGATGCCTGTCCATGGCTGCAGTGTGGGAATCAAAGATCCAGGCCTCAGTGCCTACCCACTGGTACCCAGTCAAGTTGTTTAGAGACAATTCATGTATTAGCATATCTATGTCCATGTGGGAGAGAAAAGTGACAATCACCTTGGAGGTAGAAACCTTGATAATGTCAATtatcttttgtattttgtctggTGGATCTGTTCTAAAGAAAGATACAGAGTACTCCAGACAGATACCCAACTGCTGGGCAGTTTCTGTAAATATGGCCATGCCATTGTTGCCGTAATCATTATTTGATCTAATAGCTCCAACCCAAGTCCAACCAAAGTACTTAACCAACTGGGCCAGAGCTCTGCTCTGGTAGTAGTCACTGGGTATTGTTCTGAGGAATGATGGGTACTTGGTTTTATCGCTGAGACAAGCACAAGTTGCAAAGTGACTGATCtaaatgaaaagataatttACATTACACAGAATATTTACAGAGCACACtaaaattgtttaaaaacatgcattaaaaaacatgcattaatgaccaacaagaagaagaagatttttttgtttgtttgtttgtttgttttttccacaaatatcattttatttctacCAATACCCACCAGTGGGATATGGAAAGGTCCAATGACAGTAGCTATAGCCAtgcaaggagaggaagaggtcTCTCCCATAATGGCCTGTACTTGGGCCGGTCTGGTAC
This window encodes:
- the LOC119007254 gene encoding extracellular calcium-sensing receptor-like, coding for MDKPLPLQCTSLNFREFQFAQAMLFALEEINNSTDILPGISLGYKFYDVCGSIARGVRVALALANGNELVSAPSEEPCTRPAQVQAIMGETSSSPCMAISTVIGPFHIPLISHFATCACLSDKTKYPSFLRTIPSDYYQSRALAQLVKYFGWTWVGAIRTNDDYGNNGMAIFTETAQQLGICLEYSVAVFRTDPPDKLQKIVDIIKASTSKVIVAFLSHMDMDVLIHKLSHHNLTGYQWVGSESWIFDSHTAAMDRHHILDGAIGLFIPKAHVSGMREFMLDVKPLNSSSNELFAEFWETLFSCKFKQSKSSAGNLTECTGDEDVTGVHNSFTDMSLMPIFNNVYKGVYAVAHALHNILSCKQKCNKVQLDPFMILQNIRKIRFKTKEGDEVYFNENGDPVAKYEIINWQPTENGIVDFVTVGLHDASLPADKQLNLQNKSLIWAQNSQQVPLSVCSERCPPGTRKVLQKGKPVCCYDCLRCAEGEISNATDSITCLRCDPEFWSNERRNACVKKEAEFLSYEEIMGALLTAASLFGTCMTAVVAFIFFRYRQTPIVRANNSELSFLLLFSLSLCFLCSLTFIGRPSEWSCMLRHTAFGITFVLCISCVLGKTIVVLMAFRATLPGSDVMKWFGPAQQKLSVLGFTLIQVIICILWLSISPPFPFKNFKEFKDKIILECALGSAVGFWAVLGYIGLLAMLCFILAFLARKLPDNFNEAKFITFSMLIFCAVWITFIPAYVSSPGKFSVAVEIFAILASSFGLLICIFIPKCYIILLKPEKNTKKNMMGKGAPK
- the LOC119008617 gene encoding extracellular calcium-sensing receptor-like, which encodes MPQMSKDGDIMLGGVFSFHSSWNVRQNTYMHKPLPLQCKSLNFREFQFAQAMLFALEEINNSTDLLPGISLGYKFYDVCGSIARALTAALALANGNEGVSAPSEAPCTRPAQVQAIMGETSSSPCMAIATVIGPFHIPLISHFATCACLSDKTKYPSFLRTIPSDYYQSRALAQLVKYFGWTWVGAIRSNNDYGNNGMAIFTETAQQLGICLEYSVSFFRTDPPDKIQKIIDIIKVSTSKVIVTFLSHMDIDMLIHELSLNNLTGYQWVGTEAWIFDSHTAAMDRHHILDGAIGLFIPKAHVSGMREFILDVKPLSSSRNELFTEFWETLFSCKFKQSKLSSGNQTECTGHEDVTGVHNSFTDMSLMPIFYNVYKGVYAVAHALHNILSCNKTCRNKVQLDPLTILQHIRKIRFTTKEGDEVYLNKNGDPAAKYEIINWQPTENGSVDFVTVGLYDASLPADKQLNLLNKPLFWAQNSPKVPLSVCSEKCPPGTRKVLQKGRPVCCYDCLRCAEGEFSNTTDSVTCVRCDPEFWSNERRAACVKKEAEFLSYKEIMGALLTAASLFGTCMTAVVAFIFFRYRQTPIVRANNSELSFLLLFSLTLCFLCSLTFIGRPSEWSCMLRHTAFGITFVLCISCVLGKTIVVLMAFRATLPGSDVMKWFGPAQQKLSVLGFTLIQVIICILWLSISPPFPFKNFKEFKDKIILECALGSAVGFWAVLGYIGLLAMLCFILAFLARKLPDNFNEAKFITFSMLIFCAVWITFIPAYVSSPGKFSVAVEIFAILASSFGLLICIFVPKCYIILLKPEKNTKKNMMGKGAPKAAKAF